One Gloeobacter morelensis MG652769 DNA window includes the following coding sequences:
- a CDS encoding GumC family protein, translating into MGLREYLRILNRHWPYAAGTALAVVTVVTVWTFALPPVWEAQGRLLFKQKDTAIDNPTAVGLRGALGQMGSVAYGNPLDTQAEILQSRPVAAGVIRDLQLADPRQPGELLGTTDFLRALKVEALRRTDLLVIKYRDRDPAVASKVVNTLARHYIDLNMQQNRAEAASTRSFVEAQLPAMEQRLRASERRLRSFKEQYGSVALAEEQQAAVRLLSEFRSQQAQADVALSEAGARVRAIDARMGGLSEPEALVAGALSGSDGMRDLRKTLLEIESKLAVARAQYQDSYPEVEQLIKRRGALRALLASEADRLLGRRRLPDSLLDAHLGTGGSEPAAIPDDLPRLDAVRQQLLKDLIAARVEELATRTRTEAIARVSAEYDARVAALPRLEESQRQLARQVEADQEAYRLLQKKFYEYRILEAQNIGNATLIEPAELPEIPAWPKPLLNLAAGGVLALILGALAAYTREFFDDSLRSVEEARGLLGTSLLGGVPRWNAQGGRGPLIVLRDPLSPVSEAYRSIRTHLKFLSSERGLRAFVLTSASPQEGKSTTAANLAAVSAQAGARVLLVDGDLRKPRQHTLWDLDNRQGFSTLLVGESDWQTVVRPTSQPGLAVLTAGPPPPNPVALLESRRLGELLGLWSEQFDLVIFDTPPLTAASDALVLGALGGGLVLVVRPGIANKRVLAKVRDSLKRPGIELLGHIVNGTIAANEGHDEYYYYNRYGADPAPGQSGAAAHTNGNSTARRWFQSLSTRRSSKPRS; encoded by the coding sequence GTGGGACTGCGCGAGTACTTGCGGATTTTGAACCGCCACTGGCCCTACGCTGCGGGGACGGCCCTCGCGGTGGTGACGGTTGTTACCGTCTGGACTTTTGCGCTGCCACCGGTCTGGGAAGCCCAGGGCCGTTTATTGTTCAAACAAAAAGATACGGCGATTGACAACCCTACAGCCGTAGGCTTGCGCGGCGCTCTTGGACAGATGGGCTCGGTCGCCTACGGCAATCCCCTCGATACCCAGGCGGAGATCCTCCAATCGCGGCCAGTGGCAGCCGGGGTGATCCGCGATCTACAACTGGCCGACCCGCGCCAGCCGGGGGAGTTGCTCGGCACCACCGACTTTTTGCGCGCCCTCAAAGTGGAGGCGTTGCGCCGCACCGACTTATTGGTCATTAAATATCGTGACCGCGACCCGGCTGTGGCCTCAAAGGTGGTTAACACCCTTGCCCGCCATTACATCGACCTCAATATGCAGCAAAATCGGGCGGAAGCCGCCTCGACCCGCAGCTTCGTCGAAGCGCAGCTGCCGGCGATGGAGCAGCGCCTGCGCGCCTCGGAGCGCAGACTGCGTTCCTTCAAAGAACAGTACGGCAGCGTTGCCCTAGCCGAGGAGCAACAGGCGGCGGTGCGTCTATTGTCCGAATTTAGAAGCCAGCAGGCCCAGGCTGATGTCGCCCTTTCGGAGGCCGGGGCGCGGGTGCGGGCGATCGACGCCCGTATGGGCGGTCTTTCTGAACCAGAGGCGCTCGTGGCCGGTGCCCTAAGCGGCAGCGACGGGATGCGCGATTTGCGCAAGACCTTGCTTGAGATCGAATCGAAGCTGGCGGTGGCCCGCGCCCAGTACCAGGACAGCTATCCCGAAGTTGAACAACTCATCAAGCGGCGAGGCGCCCTGCGGGCGCTGCTGGCGAGCGAAGCGGACCGGCTTTTGGGCCGCCGGAGGCTGCCCGATTCGCTGCTCGATGCGCATCTGGGGACCGGGGGGAGCGAGCCTGCGGCGATCCCCGACGATCTGCCACGCCTCGACGCGGTGCGCCAGCAACTACTCAAAGATCTGATCGCCGCGCGGGTCGAAGAACTGGCCACCCGCACCCGCACCGAGGCGATCGCCCGGGTGAGTGCCGAGTACGACGCGCGGGTAGCCGCTTTACCCCGGCTGGAGGAGTCCCAGCGCCAGCTGGCCCGGCAGGTGGAAGCCGACCAGGAAGCCTACCGGCTATTGCAAAAAAAATTCTACGAATACCGGATTCTCGAAGCGCAGAATATCGGCAACGCCACGCTCATCGAACCGGCCGAGCTGCCGGAGATCCCAGCCTGGCCGAAGCCGCTGCTCAATCTGGCCGCGGGCGGGGTGCTCGCCCTGATTCTCGGAGCGCTCGCCGCCTATACGCGCGAATTTTTTGACGACTCGCTGCGCAGCGTCGAGGAAGCGCGGGGGCTTCTGGGCACATCGCTTCTGGGGGGCGTGCCGCGCTGGAACGCCCAGGGCGGCCGGGGTCCGCTCATTGTGCTTCGCGACCCGCTCTCGCCGGTGAGCGAGGCCTATCGTTCGATCCGTACCCACCTCAAATTTTTAAGCAGCGAGCGGGGTCTGCGCGCCTTCGTGCTCACCAGCGCCAGCCCCCAGGAGGGAAAGTCGACCACCGCCGCCAATCTTGCGGCGGTAAGCGCCCAGGCAGGGGCGCGGGTGTTGCTTGTAGACGGCGACCTGCGCAAACCCCGCCAGCATACCCTCTGGGATCTCGACAACCGTCAGGGATTCTCGACGCTGCTGGTGGGTGAGTCCGACTGGCAAACGGTAGTCCGCCCTACCTCCCAGCCGGGTCTTGCGGTGCTCACCGCCGGACCGCCACCGCCCAACCCGGTGGCCCTGCTCGAATCGAGGCGGTTGGGCGAACTGCTTGGCCTGTGGAGCGAACAGTTCGACCTTGTCATCTTTGACACCCCGCCGCTCACTGCCGCCTCCGATGCCCTGGTGCTGGGGGCGCTGGGTGGCGGACTGGTGCTGGTGGTGCGTCCGGGCATCGCCAACAAGCGCGTGCTCGCCAAAGTGCGCGACAGCCTCAAGCGGCCCGGCATCGAGTTGTTGGGCCACATCGTCAATGGCACGATTGCCGCCAACGAAGGCCACGACGAGTACTACTACTACAACCGCTATGGGGCCGACCCCGCCCCAGGGCAGTCTGGGGCCGCAGCCCACACCAACGGCAACAGCACCGCCCGCCGTTGGTTCCAATCCCTCTCCACCCGGCGCTCCAGCAAGCCCCGATCCTGA
- a CDS encoding glycosyltransferase family 4 protein, with product MSAIAVNGRFLHKARICGVERYGREVVARLPEYVPLNVRQPAHGALAYHHLWEQAILPSHLDKGTLLFNPCNLAPLCHPANVITLHDAIPLAYPQFYRPAFRLYYRALIPTLARRAVHVITVSEYSRRQISRFTGISEKKITVIPNGVSHRFHPALRSSDSELFARYRIGRPYILYTGSLEPRKNVVALLKAFAFAREHLGLEGYELLVAGSGHPIFASAGLGASPWPDVRFLGYVDDADLPSLYANAELFVYPSLCEGFGLPPLEAMAAGVVALVSQGSALEEITIEPELRFAAHDYHALAEKICHILERPSLKLAYSRKGLERARQFSWQRTAERTAQVLAAYG from the coding sequence ATGTCTGCCATCGCCGTCAACGGCCGGTTCCTGCACAAAGCGCGCATCTGTGGCGTCGAGCGCTACGGCCGGGAGGTGGTTGCCCGGCTGCCGGAGTACGTGCCGCTCAACGTCCGGCAGCCTGCCCATGGTGCGCTCGCCTACCACCACCTCTGGGAGCAGGCGATTTTGCCCTCGCACCTGGACAAGGGTACGCTGCTGTTCAATCCCTGCAACCTGGCACCGCTGTGCCATCCGGCCAATGTGATCACGCTGCACGACGCGATTCCTCTGGCCTACCCCCAGTTCTACCGGCCGGCCTTCAGGCTGTACTACCGGGCGCTCATCCCGACGCTGGCGCGCCGGGCTGTCCATGTGATCACCGTCTCCGAATACTCCCGGCGGCAGATCAGCCGCTTCACAGGTATCAGCGAAAAAAAAATTACCGTGATCCCCAACGGTGTCAGCCACCGCTTCCACCCCGCCCTACGATCATCAGATTCAGAGCTGTTCGCCCGATACCGTATCGGGCGCCCCTACATCCTCTATACCGGATCGCTCGAACCGCGTAAAAACGTCGTCGCCCTGCTCAAAGCCTTTGCTTTCGCCCGCGAACACCTGGGCCTGGAAGGCTACGAACTGCTGGTGGCAGGTAGCGGTCACCCGATTTTCGCTTCTGCCGGGTTGGGGGCTTCCCCCTGGCCGGATGTACGATTTTTGGGCTACGTCGATGATGCCGATCTGCCGTCCCTCTACGCCAACGCCGAACTGTTCGTTTATCCGTCACTGTGCGAAGGATTCGGATTGCCGCCTTTGGAGGCAATGGCAGCCGGGGTGGTAGCCCTGGTCTCCCAGGGATCGGCCCTGGAAGAAATTACCATCGAACCGGAGTTGCGCTTTGCAGCGCACGATTACCATGCCCTGGCTGAGAAAATTTGCCATATCCTGGAGCGCCCGTCCCTCAAACTCGCCTACAGTCGCAAGGGCCTGGAGCGGGCGCGTCAATTCAGCTGGCAGCGGACGGCCGAGCGCACCGCCCAGGTGCTGGCAGCCTACGGCTAA